One window of Nymphaea colorata isolate Beijing-Zhang1983 chromosome 11, ASM883128v2, whole genome shotgun sequence genomic DNA carries:
- the LOC116264102 gene encoding eukaryotic translation initiation factor 3 subunit B-like isoform X1, translated as MATDVLSNGPHSLGGPMEPTAATPHLVIDPSQIDVSRVDLDSIQLPPGENFGIISDDEDVIESENLDFDSGFENVIVVDNLPVVGLDKFEKLEGVIRKIFGQIGTIKEKGLWMPLNQDTQKTHGYCFIEFSSKQEAESAKEKTNGYKLDRSHIFAVNMFDDFNRYMKVPDEWAPAEIKPYTPGENLQKWLTDEKARDQFVIRSGTDTEVLWNDARQLKPELVYSRRHWTEKFVQWSPLGTYLATVHRQGAAVWGGAATFNRLMRYAHPQVHLIDFSPGEKYLVTYSSHEPSNPRDTQTVVLNIFDVQTGKVMREFKGRADEFATGGTGGLAGVTWPVFRWSGGRQAKYFARIGKNAVSVYETETFGLLDKKSIKVENVMDFSWSPTDAILALFVPEGGGGNQPARVSLLQIPEKQEVRQKNLFSVSDCKMYWQSNGDYLAVKVDRYTKTKKSTYTGFELFRIKERDIPIEVLELENKNDKIIAFAWEPKGHRFAVIHGDSPRPDVSFYTMRTAHHTGRVSKLTTLKGKQANALYWSPTGRFIILAGMRGFNGQLEFYNVDELETMATGEHFMATDVEWDPTGRYVATSVTSVHEMENGFHIWSFHGKLLYRIPRDHFYQFLWRPRPPTLLSPEKEEEISKNLKKYSKKYEAEDQDVSLLLNEQDREKRRLLQEEWDGWLKEWKQLHEEEKIYRQDLRDGEPSDAEEEYEAKEVEVEEILDVTEEIVNFADEQE; from the exons ATGGCGACGGACGTGCTATCAAATGGTCCGCATAGTCTCGGCGGCCCTATGGAGCCTACTGCTGCTACGCCCCACCTGGTGATCGACCCCTCTCAAATTGACGTCTCGAGGGTCGACCTCGATTCCATCCAGCTTCCTCCCGGCGAGAACTTCGGCATCATAAG CGATGATGAGGATGTGATCGAGAGTGAGAACCTAGACTTCGATTCTGGGTTCGAGAACGTCATTGTAGTCGATAATCTTCCTGTTGTCGGCCTCGACAAGTTTGAGAAGCTAGAGGGTGTCATCCGTAAAATTTTTGGGCAGATCGGAACCATCAAGGAGAAGGGTCTCTGGATGCCTTTGAATCAGGATACCCAGAAGACTCATGGATACTGCTTCATCGAGTTCAGTAGCAAGCAG GAAGCAGAGTCAGCTAAGGAGAAGACAAATGGCTACAAGCTGGATAGATCACATATATTTGCCGTGAATATGTTTGACGATTTTAATAGATATATGAAAGTTCCTGATGAGTGGGCTCCTGCTGAAATCAAGCCATATACACCTGGG GAAAACCTACAGAAATGGTTAACTGATGAAAAAGCCCGTGATCAGTTTGTTATACGTTCTGGCACGGACACTGAGGTGTTGTGGAATGATGCACGACAACTGAAGCCTGAACTTGTCTATAGTCGCCGG CACTGGACAGAGAAGTTTGTGCAGTGGTCCCCTCTAGGTACATATTTGGCCACAGTACACAGGCAGGGAGCTGCTGTTTGGGGAGGCGCTGCGACGTTCAACCGGTTAATGCGATATGCACATCCTCAG GTTCACCTTATTGATTTTTCGCCTGGAGAAAAGTATTTGGTTACATATAGCAGCCATGAACCGAGCAACCCTCGAGATACACAG ACGGTGGTGCTCAACATTTTTGATGTGCAAACTGGTAAAGTGATGCGAGAGTTTAAAGGACGTGCTGATGAGTTTGCCACTGGTGGAACAGGAGGTTTAGCTGGTGTGACATGGCCTGTATTTAG ATGGAGCGGTGGGAGGCAAGCCAAATATTTTGCTAGAATTGGCAAAAATGCAGTCAGTGTCTATGAGACAGAGACTTTTGGGCTCCTCGACAAGAAATCTATTAAGGTTGAAAATGTTATGGATTTCAGTTGGTCTCCTACTGATGCCATCTTGGCGCTGTTTGTTCCTGAGGGAGGTGGTGGAAACCAGCCTGCCAGG GTTagtcttcttcaaattcctgaGAAACAGGAGGTGAGGCAGAAAAATCTCTTCAGCGTTAGTGACTGCAAGATGTATTGGCAAAGCAATGGTGACTATCTTGCTGTAAAAGTTGACAGATACACCAAGACAAAGAAAAGCACATATACTGGCTTTGAGCTCTTTCGCATAAAAGAACGAGATATTCCAATTGAAGTTTTGGAGCTTGagaacaaaaatgacaaaattattgCCTTTGCCTGGGAGCCTAAAGGTCACCGATTTGCTGTCATCCATGGCGATAGCCCACGGCCTGATGTTAGTTTCTACACCATGCGAACTGCTCATCACACTGGTCGTGTCTCAAAGCTCACTACATTGAAAGGCAAACAAGCCAATGCTCTGTATTGGTCTCCTACAGGCCGCTTCATTATCCTTGCTGGCATGAGGGGTTTCAATGGCCAACTTGAGTTTTACAATGTTGATGAGCTTGAGACCATGGCAACAGGGGAGCATTTCATGGCAACTGATGTAGAATGGGATCCTACAGGGAG ATATGTTGCCACATCCGTTACTTCTGTTCATGAAATGGAGAATGGTTTCCATATCTGGTCTTTCCATGGCAAGCTGTTGTACAGGATACCACGAGACCACTTTTACCAG TTCTTATGGCGTCCACGGCCACCAACGCTCTTGTCAccagagaaagaggaggaaattTCAAAGAACTTGAAGAAGTACAGTAAGAAGTATGAAGCAGAGGATCAGGATGTCTCATTGTTGTTGAATGAGCAGGATAGGGAGAAGAGAAGACTACTGCAAGAGGAATGGGATGGATGGCTGAAGGAATGGAAACAGCTCcacgaagaagaaaagatatACCGGCAGGACTTGCGGGATGGGGAGCCAAGTGATGCGGAGGAAGAATACGAGGCTAAGGAAGTGGAGGTGGAAGAGATCTTGGATGTTACTGAGGAAATTGTTAATTTTGCCGACGAACAGGAGTAA
- the LOC116264102 gene encoding eukaryotic translation initiation factor 3 subunit B-like isoform X2, whose protein sequence is MRLCGQSKRVLSGEGNKNLICDDEDVIESENLDFDSGFENVIVVDNLPVVGLDKFEKLEGVIRKIFGQIGTIKEKGLWMPLNQDTQKTHGYCFIEFSSKQEAESAKEKTNGYKLDRSHIFAVNMFDDFNRYMKVPDEWAPAEIKPYTPGENLQKWLTDEKARDQFVIRSGTDTEVLWNDARQLKPELVYSRRHWTEKFVQWSPLGTYLATVHRQGAAVWGGAATFNRLMRYAHPQVHLIDFSPGEKYLVTYSSHEPSNPRDTQTVVLNIFDVQTGKVMREFKGRADEFATGGTGGLAGVTWPVFRWSGGRQAKYFARIGKNAVSVYETETFGLLDKKSIKVENVMDFSWSPTDAILALFVPEGGGGNQPARVSLLQIPEKQEVRQKNLFSVSDCKMYWQSNGDYLAVKVDRYTKTKKSTYTGFELFRIKERDIPIEVLELENKNDKIIAFAWEPKGHRFAVIHGDSPRPDVSFYTMRTAHHTGRVSKLTTLKGKQANALYWSPTGRFIILAGMRGFNGQLEFYNVDELETMATGEHFMATDVEWDPTGRYVATSVTSVHEMENGFHIWSFHGKLLYRIPRDHFYQFLWRPRPPTLLSPEKEEEISKNLKKYSKKYEAEDQDVSLLLNEQDREKRRLLQEEWDGWLKEWKQLHEEEKIYRQDLRDGEPSDAEEEYEAKEVEVEEILDVTEEIVNFADEQE, encoded by the exons ATGCGGCTTTGTGGCCAGTCAAAGAGAGTTCTTTCCggagaaggaaataaaaacCTAATCTG CGATGATGAGGATGTGATCGAGAGTGAGAACCTAGACTTCGATTCTGGGTTCGAGAACGTCATTGTAGTCGATAATCTTCCTGTTGTCGGCCTCGACAAGTTTGAGAAGCTAGAGGGTGTCATCCGTAAAATTTTTGGGCAGATCGGAACCATCAAGGAGAAGGGTCTCTGGATGCCTTTGAATCAGGATACCCAGAAGACTCATGGATACTGCTTCATCGAGTTCAGTAGCAAGCAG GAAGCAGAGTCAGCTAAGGAGAAGACAAATGGCTACAAGCTGGATAGATCACATATATTTGCCGTGAATATGTTTGACGATTTTAATAGATATATGAAAGTTCCTGATGAGTGGGCTCCTGCTGAAATCAAGCCATATACACCTGGG GAAAACCTACAGAAATGGTTAACTGATGAAAAAGCCCGTGATCAGTTTGTTATACGTTCTGGCACGGACACTGAGGTGTTGTGGAATGATGCACGACAACTGAAGCCTGAACTTGTCTATAGTCGCCGG CACTGGACAGAGAAGTTTGTGCAGTGGTCCCCTCTAGGTACATATTTGGCCACAGTACACAGGCAGGGAGCTGCTGTTTGGGGAGGCGCTGCGACGTTCAACCGGTTAATGCGATATGCACATCCTCAG GTTCACCTTATTGATTTTTCGCCTGGAGAAAAGTATTTGGTTACATATAGCAGCCATGAACCGAGCAACCCTCGAGATACACAG ACGGTGGTGCTCAACATTTTTGATGTGCAAACTGGTAAAGTGATGCGAGAGTTTAAAGGACGTGCTGATGAGTTTGCCACTGGTGGAACAGGAGGTTTAGCTGGTGTGACATGGCCTGTATTTAG ATGGAGCGGTGGGAGGCAAGCCAAATATTTTGCTAGAATTGGCAAAAATGCAGTCAGTGTCTATGAGACAGAGACTTTTGGGCTCCTCGACAAGAAATCTATTAAGGTTGAAAATGTTATGGATTTCAGTTGGTCTCCTACTGATGCCATCTTGGCGCTGTTTGTTCCTGAGGGAGGTGGTGGAAACCAGCCTGCCAGG GTTagtcttcttcaaattcctgaGAAACAGGAGGTGAGGCAGAAAAATCTCTTCAGCGTTAGTGACTGCAAGATGTATTGGCAAAGCAATGGTGACTATCTTGCTGTAAAAGTTGACAGATACACCAAGACAAAGAAAAGCACATATACTGGCTTTGAGCTCTTTCGCATAAAAGAACGAGATATTCCAATTGAAGTTTTGGAGCTTGagaacaaaaatgacaaaattattgCCTTTGCCTGGGAGCCTAAAGGTCACCGATTTGCTGTCATCCATGGCGATAGCCCACGGCCTGATGTTAGTTTCTACACCATGCGAACTGCTCATCACACTGGTCGTGTCTCAAAGCTCACTACATTGAAAGGCAAACAAGCCAATGCTCTGTATTGGTCTCCTACAGGCCGCTTCATTATCCTTGCTGGCATGAGGGGTTTCAATGGCCAACTTGAGTTTTACAATGTTGATGAGCTTGAGACCATGGCAACAGGGGAGCATTTCATGGCAACTGATGTAGAATGGGATCCTACAGGGAG ATATGTTGCCACATCCGTTACTTCTGTTCATGAAATGGAGAATGGTTTCCATATCTGGTCTTTCCATGGCAAGCTGTTGTACAGGATACCACGAGACCACTTTTACCAG TTCTTATGGCGTCCACGGCCACCAACGCTCTTGTCAccagagaaagaggaggaaattTCAAAGAACTTGAAGAAGTACAGTAAGAAGTATGAAGCAGAGGATCAGGATGTCTCATTGTTGTTGAATGAGCAGGATAGGGAGAAGAGAAGACTACTGCAAGAGGAATGGGATGGATGGCTGAAGGAATGGAAACAGCTCcacgaagaagaaaagatatACCGGCAGGACTTGCGGGATGGGGAGCCAAGTGATGCGGAGGAAGAATACGAGGCTAAGGAAGTGGAGGTGGAAGAGATCTTGGATGTTACTGAGGAAATTGTTAATTTTGCCGACGAACAGGAGTAA